Proteins encoded within one genomic window of Paenarthrobacter sp. JL.01a:
- the lipA gene encoding lipoyl synthase, with protein sequence MTLAPEGRKLLRVEQRNSAVPVERKPEWIKAKVQMGPEFVGLKNLVKKEGLHTVCEEAGCPNIFECWEDKEATFLIGGSECTRRCDFCQIDTGKPSPLDRFEPTKVARSVQAMQLRYATVTGVARDDLEDEGVWLYAETVRKIHELNPGTGVELLIPDFSGKPEHIAAICDSKPEVFAHNVETVPRIFKRIRPAFRYERSLDVITQGRDLGMVTKSNLILGMGETREEISEALRDLHAAGCDLITITQYLRPSERHLPVDRWVKPQEFVDLQHEAEEIGFLGVMSGPLVRSSYRAGRLWATAMRKKGWDIPEALAHIESSGTTRQEASTILAAHH encoded by the coding sequence ATGACTCTCGCCCCTGAAGGCCGCAAGTTGCTGCGTGTTGAGCAGCGTAACTCGGCGGTTCCTGTTGAGCGTAAGCCTGAGTGGATCAAGGCCAAGGTCCAGATGGGTCCGGAGTTCGTCGGGTTGAAGAATCTGGTGAAGAAGGAAGGCCTGCACACGGTGTGTGAGGAGGCCGGGTGCCCGAACATTTTCGAGTGCTGGGAAGACAAGGAAGCGACGTTCCTGATCGGCGGGTCCGAATGCACCCGGCGCTGTGATTTCTGCCAGATCGATACCGGCAAGCCGTCCCCGCTGGACCGCTTCGAACCGACCAAGGTCGCCCGCTCCGTGCAGGCCATGCAGCTGCGCTACGCGACCGTTACCGGGGTGGCCCGTGACGACCTCGAAGACGAAGGCGTGTGGTTGTACGCCGAAACGGTCCGCAAAATCCATGAACTGAATCCCGGCACCGGGGTGGAGTTGCTGATCCCGGACTTCTCCGGCAAACCCGAACACATCGCCGCGATCTGCGACTCCAAACCCGAAGTGTTCGCCCACAACGTCGAGACCGTGCCGCGGATCTTCAAGCGGATCCGGCCCGCGTTCCGCTACGAGAGGTCCCTGGATGTCATCACCCAAGGCAGGGACCTGGGCATGGTGACCAAGTCCAACCTGATCCTGGGCATGGGCGAGACCCGCGAGGAAATCTCCGAAGCCCTGCGCGACCTGCACGCCGCCGGATGTGACCTGATCACGATCACCCAGTACCTGCGCCCGTCCGAACGGCACCTGCCCGTGGACCGCTGGGTCAAACCCCAGGAATTCGTGGACCTCCAGCACGAAGCCGAAGAGATCGGCTTCCTCGGCGTCATGTCCGGGCCCCTGGTCCGTTCCTCCTACCGCGCCGGCCGCCTCTGGGCCACCGCCATGCGCAAAAAGGGCTGGGACATCCCCGAAGCCCTCGCCCACATCGAGTCCTCCGGCACCACCCGCCAGGAAGCCTCCACCATCCTCGCCGCCCACCACTGA